Proteins from one Escherichia coli genomic window:
- the msyB gene encoding MysB family protein yields MTMYATLEEAIDAAREEFLADNPGIDAENANVQQFNAQKYVLQDGDIMWQVEFFADEGEEGECLPMLSGEAAQSVFDGDYDEIEIRQEWQEENTLHEWDEGEFQLEPPLDTEEGRAAADEWDER; encoded by the coding sequence ATGACCATGTACGCAACGCTTGAAGAAGCCATTGACGCTGCACGCGAAGAATTTCTTGCAGACAACCCCGGCATCGACGCCGAAAATGCGAATGTGCAACAGTTCAATGCCCAAAAATACGTTTTGCAGGACGGCGACATCATGTGGCAAGTTGAGTTTTTTGCCGACGAAGGGGAAGAAGGTGAATGTTTACCTATGCTTAGCGGTGAAGCCGCGCAAAGTGTTTTTGATGGCGACTATGATGAGATAGAGATCCGCCAGGAGTGGCAGGAAGAGAATACATTACATGAATGGGACGAGGGGGAATTTCAGCTTGAGCCACCGCTGGATACCGAGGAAGGACGGGCAGCGGCTGATGAGTGGGATGAACGTTAA
- the grxB gene encoding glutaredoxin 2, translating into MKLYIYDHCPYCLKARMIFGLKNIPVELHVLLNDDAETPTRMVGQKQVPILQKDDSRYMPESMDIVHYVDKLDGKPLLTGKRSPAIEEWLRKVNGYANKLLLPRFAKSAFDEFSTPAARKYFVDKKEASAGNFADLLAHSDGLIKNISDDLRALDKLIVKPNAVNGELSEDDIQLFPLLRNLTLIAGINWPSRVADYRDNMAKQTQINLLSSMAI; encoded by the coding sequence GTGAAGCTATACATTTACGATCACTGCCCTTACTGCCTCAAAGCCCGCATGATTTTCGGCCTGAAAAATATCCCCGTCGAATTACATGTTCTGCTCAATGACGACGCAGAAACACCCACCCGGATGGTCGGTCAAAAACAGGTTCCCATTCTGCAAAAAGATGACAGCCGCTATATGCCAGAAAGCATGGACATCGTTCACTATGTCGATAAACTCGACGGCAAACCGTTACTGACCGGCAAACGTTCACCTGCCATTGAAGAATGGCTGCGCAAGGTCAACGGCTACGCCAACAAACTGCTGTTACCGCGTTTTGCCAAATCGGCATTTGATGAGTTTTCTACTCCCGCCGCGCGCAAATATTTTGTCGACAAGAAAGAAGCCAGCGCGGGTAATTTTGCCGACCTGCTGGCCCACTCTGACGGTCTGATTAAGAATATCAGCGATGATTTACGTGCGCTGGACAAACTTATCGTCAAACCGAACGCCGTGAATGGCGAACTTTCGGAAGACGATATTCAGCTATTTCCGCTCCTGCGTAATCTGACGCTGATAGCCGGAATCAACTGGCCAAGCCGCGTTGCTGATTACCGCGATAATATGGCGAAACAGACACAAATCAATTTGTTATCATCAATGGCGATTTAA
- the yceK gene encoding YceK/YidQ family lipoprotein translates to MRLIMVSIMVTLLCGCGSIISRTIPGQGHGNQYYPGVQWDVRDSAWRYVTILDLPFSLVFDTLLLPIDIHHGSYE, encoded by the coding sequence ATGCGTTTAATTATGGTGAGCATCATGGTGACCTTGCTGTGTGGCTGTGGCAGCATCATTAGTCGCACTATACCGGGGCAGGGGCATGGCAACCAATATTATCCCGGTGTGCAATGGGATGTGCGTGACTCCGCCTGGCGTTACGTCACGATCCTTGATCTGCCATTCTCCCTGGTTTTTGATACTTTACTGCTGCCGATCGACATTCATCATGGCTCGTATGAGTAA
- the mdtG gene encoding multidrug efflux MFS transporter MdtG, whose translation MSPCENDTPINWKRNLIVAWLGCFLTGAAFSLVMPFLPLYVEQLGVTGHSALNMWSGIVFSITFLFSAIASPFWGGLADRKGRKLMLLRSALGMGIVMVLMGMAQNIWQFLILRALLGLLGGFVPNANALIATQVPRNKSGWALGTLSTGGVSGALLGPMAGGLLADSYGLRPVFFITASVLILCFFVTLFCIREKFQPVSKKEMLHMREVVTSLKNPKLVLSLFVTTLIIQVATGSIAPILTLYVRELAGNVSNVAFISGMIASVPGVAALLSAPRLGKLGDRIGPEKILITALIFSVLLLIPMSYVQTPLQLGILRFLLGAADGALLPAVQTLLVYNSSNQIAGRIFSYNQSFRDIGNVTGPLMGAAISANYGFRAVFLVTAGVVLFNAVYSWNSLRRRRIPQVSN comes from the coding sequence ATGTCACCCTGTGAAAATGACACCCCTATAAACTGGAAACGAAACCTGATCGTCGCCTGGCTAGGCTGTTTTCTTACCGGTGCCGCCTTCAGCCTGGTAATGCCCTTCTTACCCCTCTACGTTGAGCAGCTTGGCGTTACCGGCCACTCCGCCTTGAATATGTGGTCCGGTATTGTCTTCAGCATTACATTTTTATTTTCTGCCATCGCCTCACCGTTTTGGGGTGGACTCGCCGACCGTAAAGGACGAAAACTCATGCTATTACGCTCTGCCCTTGGGATGGGCATCGTGATGGTGTTAATGGGGATGGCACAAAATATCTGGCAGTTTTTGATCCTGCGGGCGCTGCTTGGTTTGCTTGGCGGATTTGTTCCCAACGCTAATGCTCTTATCGCCACACAAGTACCGCGTAATAAAAGCGGCTGGGCGCTGGGTACGCTCTCCACAGGCGGCGTTAGCGGCGCGTTGCTCGGCCCAATGGCTGGTGGTTTGCTTGCCGATAGCTACGGCTTACGTCCGGTATTCTTTATTACCGCCAGTGTGCTGATACTATGCTTTTTCGTCACCCTGTTTTGCATCCGAGAAAAATTCCAGCCAGTCAGCAAAAAAGAGATGCTGCATATGCGGGAAGTGGTGACATCACTTAAAAACCCGAAACTGGTACTCAGCCTGTTTGTCACCACGTTAATCATCCAGGTGGCGACGGGTTCAATTGCCCCTATTCTGACGCTGTATGTCCGCGAACTGGCGGGTAACGTCAGTAATGTCGCCTTTATCAGCGGCATGATCGCCTCGGTGCCAGGCGTGGCTGCTCTGCTGAGTGCACCACGACTCGGCAAACTTGGCGATCGAATCGGCCCCGAAAAGATCCTGATTACGGCGCTGATCTTTTCTGTACTGCTGTTGATCCCAATGTCTTATGTTCAGACGCCATTGCAACTTGGGATTTTACGTTTTTTGCTCGGTGCCGCGGATGGTGCACTACTCCCCGCCGTACAGACACTCTTAGTTTACAACTCGAGCAACCAAATCGCCGGGCGTATCTTCAGCTATAACCAATCGTTTCGTGATATTGGCAACGTTACCGGACCATTGATGGGAGCAGCGATTTCAGCGAACTACGGTTTCAGAGCGGTATTCCTCGTCACCGCTGGCGTAGTGTTATTCAACGCAGTCTATTCATGGAACAGTCTGCGCCGTCGTCGGATACCCCAGGTATCAAACTGA
- the lpxL gene encoding kdo(2)-lipid IV(A) lauroyltransferase: MTNLPKFSTALLHPRYWLTWLGIGVLWLVVQLPYPVIYRLGCGLGKLALRFMKRRSKIVHRNLELCFPEMSEQERREMVVKNFESVGMGLMETGMAWFWPDRRIARWTEVIGMEHIRDVQAQQRGILLVGIHFLTLELGARQFGMQEPGIGVYRPNDNPLIDWLQTWGRLRSNKSMLDRKDLKGMIKALKKGEVVWYAPDHDYGPRSSVFVPLFAVEQAATTTGTWMLARMSGACLVPFVPRRKPDGKGYQLIMLPPECSPPLDDAETTAAWMNKVVEKCIMMAPEQYMWLHRRFKTRPEGVPSRY, translated from the coding sequence ATGACGAATCTACCCAAGTTCTCCACCGCACTGCTTCATCCGCGTTATTGGTTAACCTGGTTGGGTATTGGCGTACTTTGGTTAGTCGTGCAATTGCCCTACCCGGTTATCTACCGCCTCGGTTGTGGATTAGGAAAACTGGCGTTACGTTTTATGAAACGACGCTCAAAAATTGTGCATCGCAACCTGGAACTGTGCTTCCCGGAAATGAGCGAACAAGAACGCCGTGAAATGGTGGTGAAGAATTTCGAATCTGTTGGTATGGGGCTGATGGAAACCGGCATGGCGTGGTTCTGGCCAGACCGCAGGATCGCCCGCTGGACGGAAGTGATCGGCATGGAACACATTCGTGACGTGCAGGCGCAACAACGCGGCATCCTGTTAGTTGGCATCCATTTTCTGACTCTGGAGCTGGGTGCGCGGCAATTTGGTATGCAGGAACCCGGGATTGGCGTTTACCGCCCGAACGATAACCCACTGATTGACTGGCTACAAACCTGGGGCCGTTTGCGCTCAAATAAATCAATGCTCGATCGCAAAGATTTAAAAGGCATGATTAAAGCCCTGAAAAAAGGCGAAGTGGTCTGGTACGCACCGGATCATGATTACGGCCCGCGCTCAAGCGTTTTCGTCCCGTTGTTTGCCGTTGAGCAGGCTGCGACCACAACCGGAACCTGGATGCTGGCACGGATGTCCGGCGCATGTCTGGTGCCCTTCGTTCCACGCCGTAAGCCAGATGGCAAAGGGTATCAGTTGATTATGCTACCGCCAGAGTGTTCTCCGCCGCTGGATGATGCCGAAACCACCGCCGCATGGATGAACAAAGTGGTCGAAAAATGCATCATGATGGCACCAGAGCAGTATATGTGGTTACACCGTCGCTTTAAAACACGTCCGGAAGGCGTTCCTTCACGCTATTAA
- the yceI gene encoding YceI family protein: MKKSLLGLTFASLMFSAGSAVAADYKIDKEGQHAFVNFRIQHLGYSWLYGTFKDFDGTFTFDEKNPAADKVNVTINTTSVDTNHAERDKHLRSADFLNTAKYPQATFTSTSVKKDGDELDITGDLTLNGVTKPVTLEAKLIGQGDDPWGGKRAGFEAEGKIKLKDFNIKTDLGPASQEVDLIISVEGVQQK, encoded by the coding sequence ATGAAAAAAAGCCTGCTTGGTTTAACCTTCGCTTCCTTGATGTTCTCTGCGGGTTCAGCGGTTGCCGCCGATTACAAAATTGACAAAGAAGGTCAGCACGCCTTTGTTAACTTCCGCATCCAGCATCTTGGCTATAGCTGGTTATATGGCACCTTTAAAGATTTCGACGGTACTTTTACCTTTGATGAAAAAAATCCAGCTGCCGATAAAGTGAATGTGACAATTAACACCACCAGCGTCGATACTAATCACGCCGAACGCGATAAACATCTTCGCAGTGCAGATTTCCTCAATACCGCAAAATATCCACAGGCAACATTCACCTCCACTAGCGTAAAGAAAGACGGTGATGAGCTGGATATTACCGGCGATCTGACGCTGAACGGGGTCACCAAACCCGTCACGCTGGAAGCGAAATTAATTGGTCAGGGCGACGACCCGTGGGGCGGTAAACGTGCAGGCTTTGAGGCCGAAGGCAAAATTAAGCTCAAAGACTTCAATATCAAGACAGATTTAGGTCCCGCTTCTCAGGAAGTGGATCTGATTATTTCAGTGGAAGGCGTACAGCAGAAGTAA
- the yceB gene encoding lipoprotein — MNKFLFAAVLFVSGLLVGCNQLTQYTITEQEINQSLAKHNNFSKDIGLPGVADAHIVLTNLTSQIGREEPNKVTLTGDANLDMNSLFGSQKATMKLKLKALPVFDKEKGAIFLKEMEVVDATVQPEKMQTVMQTLLPYLNQALRNYFNQQPAYVLREDGSKGEAMAKKLAKGIEVKPGEIVIPFTD; from the coding sequence ATGAACAAGTTTTTATTTGCCGCTGTATTGTTCGTCAGTGGCCTGCTCGTTGGCTGTAATCAACTCACCCAATACACCATCACCGAACAAGAAATTAACCAGTCGCTTGCGAAACATAATAATTTCTCAAAAGATATCGGTTTACCCGGCGTGGCTGACGCCCATATTGTTCTGACAAACCTGACCAGCCAAATTGGTCGCGAAGAGCCGAATAAGGTTACCCTAACCGGAGACGCCAATCTGGACATGAACTCCCTGTTCGGTAGCCAGAAAGCGACCATGAAACTGAAGCTGAAAGCGCTGCCTGTGTTTGATAAAGAAAAAGGCGCGATCTTCCTGAAAGAGATGGAAGTAGTCGATGCGACGGTACAACCGGAAAAAATGCAAACGGTGATGCAAACGTTGCTTCCCTATTTGAACCAGGCATTACGCAATTACTTTAACCAGCAACCTGCTTATGTCCTGCGCGAAGATGGCAGTAAGGGCGAAGCAATGGCGAAGAAACTGGCGAAAGGTATTGAAGTGAAGCCTGGTGAAATTGTCATTCCGTTTACTGATTAA
- the pyrC gene encoding dihydroorotase, with protein MTAPSQVLKIRRPDDWHLHLRDGDMLKTVVPYTSEIYGRAIVMPNLAPPVTTVEAAVAYRQRILDAVPAGHDFTPLMTCYLTDSLDPNELERGFNEGVFTAAKLYPANATTNSSHGVTSVDAIMPVLERMEKIGMPLLVHGEVTHADIDIFDREARFIESVMEPLRQRLTALKVVFEHITTKDAADYVRNGNERLAATITPQHLMFNRNHMLVGGVRPHLYCLPILKRNIHQQALRELVASGFNRVFLGTDSAPHARHRKESSCGCAGCFNAPTALGSYATVFEEMNALQHFEAFCSVNGPQFYGLPVNDTFIELVREEQQVAESIALTDDTLVPFLAGETVRWSVKQ; from the coding sequence ATGACTGCACCATCCCAGGTATTAAAGATCCGCCGCCCAGACGACTGGCACCTTCACCTCCGCGATGGCGACATGTTAAAAACTGTCGTGCCTTATACCAGCGAAATATATGGACGGGCTATCGTAATGCCCAATCTGGCTCCGCCCGTGACAACCGTTGAGGCTGCCGTGGCATATCGCCAGCGTATTCTCGACGCCGTACCTGCCGGGCACGATTTCACCCCGCTGATGACCTGTTATTTAACAGATTCGCTGGACCCTAATGAGCTGGAACGTGGATTTAACGAAGGCGTGTTCACCGCTGCAAAACTTTACCCCGCAAACGCAACCACTAACTCCAGCCACGGCGTGACGTCGGTTGATGCAATCATGCCGGTACTTGAGCGCATGGAAAAAATCGGTATGCCGCTACTGGTGCATGGCGAAGTGACACATGCAGATATCGACATTTTTGATCGTGAGGCGCGCTTTATAGAAAGCGTAATGGAACCGCTTCGCCAGCGCCTGACCGCGCTGAAAGTCGTTTTTGAGCACATCACCACCAAAGATGCTGCCGACTATGTCCGTAACGGAAATGAACGTCTGGCGGCCACCATCACGCCGCAGCATCTGATGTTTAACCGCAACCATATGCTGGTTGGTGGCGTGCGTCCACACCTGTATTGTCTACCCATCCTCAAACGCAATATTCACCAACAGGCACTGCGTGAACTGGTCGCCAGCGGTTTTAATCGCGTATTCCTCGGTACGGATTCTGCGCCGCATGCACGTCATCGCAAAGAGAGCAGCTGCGGCTGCGCGGGCTGCTTCAACGCCCCAACCGCGCTGGGCAGTTACGCTACCGTCTTTGAAGAGATGAATGCTCTGCAGCACTTTGAAGCATTCTGTTCTGTAAACGGCCCACAGTTCTATGGCTTGCCGGTCAACGACACATTCATCGAACTGGTCCGCGAAGAGCAACAGGTTGCTGAAAGCATCGCATTGACTGATGACACACTGGTGCCATTCCTCGCCGGGGAAACGGTACGCTGGTCCGTTAAACAATAA
- the trhO gene encoding rhodanese-related sulfurtransferase, whose protein sequence is MPVLHNRISNDALKAKMLAEREPRTTISFYKYFHIADPKATRDALYQLFTALNIFGRVYLAHEGINAQISVPASNVETFRAQLYGFDPALDGLRLNIALDDDGKSFWVLRMKVRDRIVADGIDDPHFDASNVGEYLQAAEVNAMLDDPDALFIDMRNHYEYEVGHFENALEIPADTFREQLPKAVEMMQEHKDKKIVMYCTGGIRCEKASAWMKHNGFNKVWHIEGGIIEYARKAREQGLPVRFIGKNFVFDERMGERISDEIIAHCHQCGAPCDSHTNCKNDGCHLLFIQCPVCAEKYKGCCSEICCEESALPPEEQRRRRAGRENGNKIFNKSRGRLNTTLGIPDPTE, encoded by the coding sequence ATGCCAGTGTTACACAACCGCATTTCCAACGACGCGCTGAAAGCCAAAATGTTGGCTGAGCGCGAACCGCGCACCACCATTTCGTTTTATAAGTATTTCCACATCGCCGATCCGAAAGCGACCCGTGACGCTTTATATCAGCTGTTTACTGCGCTGAATATTTTTGGGCGAGTGTATCTGGCGCATGAGGGGATTAACGCGCAAATCAGTGTACCTGCGAGCAATGTTGAAACATTTCGCGCACAGCTATACGGCTTCGACCCGGCTTTAGATGGCTTACGTCTGAACATCGCGTTGGATGATGACGGGAAATCCTTCTGGGTACTGCGCATGAAGGTGCGCGATCGCATCGTAGCCGACGGTATTGACGATCCTCACTTTGATGCCAGCAATGTTGGTGAGTATCTGCAAGCGGCAGAAGTGAACGCCATGCTTGACGATCCCGATGCATTGTTTATCGACATGCGTAACCACTATGAGTATGAAGTGGGGCACTTTGAAAACGCGCTGGAAATTCCGGCAGATACCTTCCGTGAGCAGCTGCCAAAAGCAGTCGAGATGATGCAGGAACATAAAGATAAAAAAATCGTTATGTACTGCACCGGCGGCATTCGTTGTGAAAAGGCCAGTGCCTGGATGAAACATAACGGATTCAATAAAGTCTGGCATATCGAAGGCGGAATTATTGAATACGCCCGTAAGGCGCGCGAGCAGGGCTTACCGGTGCGTTTTATTGGCAAAAATTTTGTGTTTGACGAGCGGATGGGCGAACGTATATCTGATGAGATTATCGCGCATTGCCACCAGTGCGGTGCGCCGTGCGATAGCCATACCAACTGTAAAAATGATGGCTGCCACCTGCTGTTTATTCAGTGTCCAGTATGTGCAGAAAAATACAAAGGTTGTTGCAGTGAGATTTGCTGCGAAGAAAGCGCGTTACCGCCAGAAGAACAGCGACGCCGTCGGGCAGGACGTGAAAATGGCAATAAGATCTTTAATAAGTCTCGTGGACGTCTGAATACAACACTGGGCATTCCTGATCCAACAGAATAA
- the solA gene encoding N-methyl-L-tryptophan oxidase, translating into MKYDLIIIGSGSVGAAAGYYATRAGLNVLMTDAHMPPHQHGSHHGDTRLIRHAYGEGEKYVPLVLRAQTLWDELSRHNEEDPIFVRSGVINLGPADSAFLANVAHSAEQWQLNVEKLDAQGIMARWPEIRVPDNYIGLFETDSGFLRSELAIKTWIQLAKEAGCAQLFNCPVTAIRHDDDGVTIETADGEYQAKKAIVCAGTWVKDLLPELPVQPVRKVFAWYQADGRYSVKNKFPAFTGELPNGDQYYGFPAENDALKIGKHNGGQLIHSADERVPFAEVISDGSEAFPFLRNVLPGIGCCLYGAACTYDNSPDEDFIIDTLPGHDNTLLITGLSGHGFKFASVLGEIAADFAQDKKSDFDLTPFRLSRFQ; encoded by the coding sequence ATGAAATACGATCTCATCATTATTGGCAGCGGTTCCGTAGGTGCTGCCGCCGGGTATTATGCAACCCGTGCCGGTTTAAACGTGCTAATGACCGACGCCCATATGCCACCGCATCAACACGGCAGCCACCACGGCGATACGCGATTAATTCGCCATGCTTATGGTGAAGGCGAAAAGTATGTCCCGCTGGTCCTCCGCGCGCAAACGCTGTGGGATGAACTCTCCCGCCACAACGAAGAAGATCCCATTTTTGTACGCTCGGGTGTCATTAACCTTGGCCCGGCTGATTCCGCATTTCTCGCCAACGTCGCCCACAGCGCTGAACAGTGGCAACTCAACGTTGAAAAGCTCGATGCGCAAGGGATTATGGCACGCTGGCCAGAAATACGCGTCCCGGACAACTACATCGGCTTATTTGAGACTGATTCCGGCTTTTTACGCAGCGAACTGGCGATTAAAACCTGGATCCAACTGGCGAAGGAAGCGGGTTGTGCGCAGTTGTTCAACTGCCCGGTCACCGCAATTCGTCATGACGATGATGGCGTAACTATTGAAACCGCTGACGGTGAGTATCAGGCGAAAAAAGCGATCGTCTGCGCGGGAACATGGGTAAAAGATCTGCTCCCGGAACTGCCTGTCCAGCCCGTACGCAAAGTATTTGCCTGGTATCAGGCCGATGGTCGCTATAGCGTGAAGAATAAATTCCCGGCGTTTACCGGTGAACTGCCCAATGGCGATCAATATTATGGTTTTCCGGCAGAAAACGACGCGTTGAAGATTGGCAAACATAACGGAGGCCAGCTTATCCATTCAGCGGATGAACGTGTTCCGTTTGCGGAAGTCATCAGCGATGGCTCGGAAGCCTTCCCGTTCTTGCGCAATGTGTTGCCGGGTATCGGTTGCTGTCTGTACGGAGCAGCCTGCACTTATGATAATTCGCCTGACGAAGATTTTATTATCGATACTCTACCCGGCCACGATAATACACTGCTCATTACCGGCCTGAGCGGGCACGGTTTTAAATTTGCGTCAGTTTTAGGAGAAATAGCTGCCGATTTTGCGCAAGACAAAAAAAGCGATTTTGATTTGACACCATTCAGGCTTTCCCGCTTCCAATAA
- a CDS encoding YceO family protein, with translation MRRLLHYLINNIREHLMLYLFLWGLLAIMDLIYVFYF, from the coding sequence ATGCGTCGGCTGTTGCACTATCTCATCAATAATATTCGCGAGCATCTGATGCTTTATCTTTTTCTCTGGGGACTGTTGGCAATTATGGACCTGATCTACGTGTTTTATTTTTAG
- the mdtH gene encoding multidrug efflux MFS transporter MdtH — translation MSRVSQARNLGKYFLLIDNMLVVLGFFVVFPLISIRFVDQMGWAAVMVGIALGLRQFIQQGLGIFGGAIADRFGAKPMIVTGMLMRAAGFATMGIAHEPWLLWFSCLLSGLGGTLFDPPRSALVVKLIRPQQRGRFFSLLMMQDSAGAVIGALLGSWLLQYDFRLVCATGAVLFVLCAAFNAWLLPAWKLSTVRTPVREGMTRVMRDKRFVTYVLTLAGYYMLAVQVMLMLPIMVNDVAGAPSAVKWMYAIEACLSLTLLYPIARWSEKHFRLEHRLMAGLLIMSLSMMPVGMVSGLQQLFTLICLFYIGSIIAEPARETLSASLADARARGSYMGFSRLGLAIGGAIGYIGGGWLFDLGKSAHQPELPWMMLGIIGIFTFLALGWQFSQKRTARRLLERDA, via the coding sequence ATGTCCCGCGTGTCGCAGGCGAGGAACCTGGGTAAATATTTCCTGCTCATCGATAATATGCTGGTCGTGCTGGGGTTCTTTGTTGTCTTCCCGCTGATCTCTATCCGCTTCGTTGATCAAATGGGCTGGGCCGCCGTCATGGTCGGTATTGCCCTCGGCCTACGCCAGTTTATTCAGCAAGGTCTGGGGATTTTCGGCGGCGCAATTGCCGACCGCTTTGGTGCCAAACCGATGATTGTCACCGGTATGCTGATGCGTGCCGCCGGATTCGCCACAATGGGTATCGCCCACGAACCGTGGCTACTGTGGTTTTCATGCCTGCTTTCGGGACTCGGCGGCACGTTGTTTGATCCTCCGCGTTCGGCGCTGGTGGTGAAACTAATCCGCCCGCAGCAGCGTGGCCGTTTTTTCTCACTATTAATGATGCAAGACAGCGCTGGTGCTGTTATTGGCGCATTGTTGGGAAGCTGGCTGTTGCAATACGACTTTCGCCTGGTCTGCGCCACAGGAGCCGTTTTGTTTGTGCTGTGTGCTGCGTTTAATGCCTGGTTGTTACCGGCATGGAAACTCTCCACCGTACGCACGCCCGTTCGCGAAGGCATGACCCGCGTGATGCGCGACAAGCGTTTTGTCACCTATGTACTGACGCTGGCGGGTTACTACATGCTGGCTGTACAAGTGATGCTGATGCTGCCGATCATGGTCAACGACGTCGCGGGCGCGCCGTCTGCCGTTAAATGGATGTATGCCATTGAGGCGTGTCTGTCGTTAACATTGCTCTACCCTATCGCCCGCTGGAGTGAAAAACATTTTCGTCTGGAACACCGATTGATGGCTGGACTATTAATAATGTCATTAAGCATGATGCCAGTGGGTATGGTCAGCGGGCTACAACAACTTTTCACTCTGATTTGTCTGTTTTATATCGGGTCGATCATTGCTGAGCCTGCGCGCGAAACCTTAAGTGCTTCGCTGGCAGATGCAAGAGCACGCGGCAGCTATATGGGGTTTAGCCGTCTGGGTCTGGCGATTGGCGGCGCGATTGGTTATATCGGTGGTGGCTGGCTATTTGACTTGGGTAAATCAGCGCACCAACCAGAGCTTCCGTGGATGATGCTGGGCATTATTGGCATCTTCACTTTCCTTGCGCTGGGTTGGCAGTTTAGCCAGAAACGCACCGCCCGTCGTTTGCTGGAACGCGACGCCTGA
- the bssS gene encoding biofilm formation regulator BssS — MEKNNEVIQTHPLVGWDISTVDSYDALMLRLHYQTPNKSEQEGTEVGQTLWLTTDVARQFISILEAGIAKIESGDFPVNEYRRH; from the coding sequence ATGGAAAAAAATAATGAAGTCATTCAGACTCATCCGCTCGTAGGGTGGGACATCAGCACCGTTGATAGCTATGATGCGCTGATGTTGCGTTTGCATTACCAGACCCCAAATAAGTCCGAGCAGGAAGGGACTGAAGTTGGTCAGACGCTCTGGTTAACCACTGATGTTGCCAGACAATTTATTTCGATATTAGAAGCAGGAATCGCCAAAATTGAATCCGGTGATTTCCCGGTAAACGAGTATCGGCGTCATTAA
- the dinI gene encoding DNA damage-inducible protein I yields MRIEVTIAKTSPLPAGAIDALAGELSRRIQYAFPDNEGHVSVRYAAANNLSVIGATKEDKQRISEILQETWESADDWFVSE; encoded by the coding sequence ATGCGAATTGAAGTCACCATAGCGAAAACTTCTCCATTGCCAGCTGGGGCTATTGACGCCCTGGCTGGCGAACTTTCCCGCCGTATTCAGTATGCGTTTCCTGATAATGAAGGCCACGTATCGGTACGTTATGCCGCAGCGAATAATTTATCGGTTATTGGCGCAACAAAAGAAGATAAACAGCGCATTAGCGAAATTCTCCAGGAAACGTGGGAAAGCGCCGATGACTGGTTTGTCAGCGAATAA
- the yceJ gene encoding cytochrome b: MSFTNTPERYGVISAALHWLSAIIVYGMFALGLWMVTLSYYDGWYHQAPELHKSIGILLMMGLVIRVLWRVISPPPGPLPSYSPMTRLAAKAGHLALYLLLFAIGISGYLISTADGKPISVFGWFDVPATLADAGAQADFAGALHFWLAWSVVVLSVMHGFMALKHHFIDKDDTLKRMLGKSSSDYGV, translated from the coding sequence ATGTCATTCACAAATACCCCTGAACGCTATGGTGTTATATCTGCGGCCTTACATTGGCTAAGCGCAATTATTGTCTATGGCATGTTTGCTTTAGGTCTGTGGATGGTCACGCTCAGTTATTACGATGGCTGGTATCACCAGGCACCGGAACTGCATAAAAGCATCGGCATTTTGTTAATGATGGGGCTGGTTATTCGCGTTCTGTGGCGTGTCATATCTCCACCGCCGGGTCCGCTGCCGAGTTATTCGCCCATGACTCGTCTTGCAGCAAAAGCTGGACATCTCGCATTGTACCTATTGCTGTTCGCCATCGGCATCAGCGGCTATCTGATCTCAACTGCCGATGGTAAACCGATCAGCGTTTTTGGCTGGTTTGACGTCCCCGCGACCCTCGCCGACGCTGGCGCACAGGCTGACTTTGCCGGTGCCCTGCATTTTTGGCTCGCGTGGAGCGTCGTAGTACTGTCCGTTATGCACGGATTTATGGCCCTGAAGCATCATTTCATCGATAAAGACGACACTCTGAAGCGCATGCTGGGAAAGTCGTCATCTGACTATGGAGTATAA